A stretch of Fulvia fulva chromosome 4, complete sequence DNA encodes these proteins:
- a CDS encoding Alpha-galactosidase 2: MKTVLAGATLLAGLAAGQNAITADGTNFTLTANNASYLFHVDTASGELISDHWGGSVNDFIPPVSLFQGGWVDQRPPNTGLSNIRREFPDIGRGAEFRLPAIHIKHADGNTVSEFNYQSHQIVDGKPKLPGLPATYGGSGDVSTILVTLYDNYSDVTAVLSYSVFPKYNAIARSFQITNNGTSNISIERAASFSIDLPNQELDMIELQGDWSHEANRVKRRIDYGETSFRSSEGYSSHLHNPFFALQSPTTTESSGEAWGFNLVYTGSFAASAERYSTGDVRILLGLNPLHASLPVAPGETFTSPEAVSVYSAQGLGGMSRSLHDLYRNHLSRGKQTLQTRPILLNSWEGLGANINDTSMVQLSGEAEELGIELMVMDDGWFGVEYPRDNDTMGLGDWTPNPAKFPDGLRPFISDINNFTVLNSTKDLQFGIWVEPEMVNPNSTLYREHPDWVMYTGNHPRTLTRSQLVLNLGLKEVQDYIIDFMHKLLDSANIQYIKWDNNRGISEMPYPAADHDYILGLYRVIDDLTTSYPDILWEGCASGGGRFDAGLLHYWPQSWTSDNTDAANRLTIQLGTSLAYPPSAMGCHVSAVPNGVTKRNISITYRAHVAEMCGSFGFELNPSELSEDESSHIPAIMAEAHDVNPIVISGDFYRLRLPDDSNWPAVQFISEDGNRALVFAFQQLATVKPAAPPLRLQGLDPTARYFNDADNATYSGATYMNAGMNVNFPTMDYQSKLIRLYQSQ; encoded by the exons ATGAAGACTGTCCTAGCCGGAGCAACTCTTTTGGCGGGCCTGGCGGCAGGCCAGAACG CCATCACAGCAGACGGCACGAACTTCACCCTGACCGCCAACAACGCCTCGTACCTCTTCCACGTCGACACAGCCTCGGGCGAGCTCATCTCCGACCACTGGGGTGGTTCCGTGAACGATTTCATCCCGCCCGTCAGCCTCTTCCAGGGTGGCTGGGTCGACCAGAGACCTCCCAACACCGGACTCAGCAACATCCGCCGCGAGTTTCCAGACATTGGACGAGGGGCAGAGTTCCGTCTGCCGGCGATCCACATCAAGCATGCAGATGGCAACACCGTGTCAGAATTCAACTACCAATCCCATCAGATTGTGGACGGCAAGCCGAAACTTCCTGGCCTTCCAGCGACATATGGCGGGAGTGGAGATGTGTCGACCATCCTCGTTACGCTGTACGACAACTACAGCGACGTGACTGCTGTGCTGTCGTACTCCGTCTTCCCAAAGTACAACGCCATCGCACGCTCCTTCCAGATCACAAACAATGGCACAAGCAACATCAGCATCGAGCGAGCAGCCAGCTTCAGCATCGATCTGCCCAACCAAGAGCTGGACATGATCGAGCTCCAGGGTGACTGGTCTCACGAGGCCAACCGCGTGAAGAGGAGAATCGATTATGGCGAGACCAGCTTCCGAAGCAGCGAGGGTTATTCTTCACACCTGCACAACCCTTTCTTTGCGCTTCAGTCACCCACCACTACCGAATCTAGCGGCGAGGCGTGGGGTTTCAACTTGGTGTACACTGGAAGTTTCGCGGCGTCCGCTGAGCGGTACTCTACTGGTGATGTTCGTATCCTTCTCGGCTTGAACCCACTTCATGCCAGCTTGCCAGTCGCGCCAGGCGAGACCTTCACATCACCTGAAGCAGTTTCAGTCTACTCCGCACAAGGTCTCGGCGGTATGTCCCGATCTCTCCACGACCTGTACAGGAACCACCTCTCGAGAGGCAAGCAGACTCTGCAGACCCGCCCCATCTTGCTCAACTCCTGGGAAGGCCTCGGCGCCAACATCAACGACACCTCCATGGTCCAGCTCTCCGGCGAGGCAGAAGAGCTCGGTATCGAACTCATGGTCATGGACGACGGCTGGTTCGGCGTGGAGTACCCTCGTGACAACGACACTATGGGTCTCGGTGACTGGACCCCCAACCCAGCCAAGTTCCCAGACGGCCTCAGACCCTTCATTTCAGACATCAACAACTTCACCGTCCTCAACTCCACCAAGGACCTCCAATTTGGCATCTGGGTCGAGCCAGAAATGGTCAACCCCAACTCCACCCTCTACCGCGAGCACCCAGACTGGGTCATGTACACCGGCAACCACCCCCGAACCCTCACCCGTAGCCAACTCGTCCTCAACCTCGGCCTGAAAGAAGTCCAAGACTACATCATCGACTTCATGCACAAACTCCTCGACTCGGCCAACATCCAATACATCAAATGGGACAACAACCGCGGCATCTCCGAAATGCCCTACCCAGCCGCAGACCACGACTACATCCTTGGGCTCTACCGCGTCATCGACGACCTGACCACCTCCTACCCGGACATCCTCTGGGAAGGCTGCGCTTCAGGTGGCGGCCGCTTCGACGCAGGTCTGCTCCACTACTGGCCCCAATCCTGGACGTCAGACAACACCGACGCCGCCAACCGTCTCACGATCCAGCTCGGCACATCCCTCGCATACCCACCCTCAGCCATGGGCTGCCACGTCTCCGCCGTGCCGAATGGTGTGACGAAACGCAACATCTCCATAACATACCGCGCGCACGTCGCAGAAATGTGCGGTTCCTTCGGCTTTGAATTGAACCCCTCCGAACTCAGCGAAGACGAGTCCTCCCACATCCCCGCCATCATGGCCGAAGCGCACGACGTCAACCCCATCGTCATCTCCGGTGATTTCTACCGCTTGCGTCTCCCTGATGACAGCAACTGGCCAGCGGTGCAGTTCATCTCAGAAGACGGGAACCGCGCGTTAGTCTTTGCGTTCCAGCAACTGGCGACTGTCAAGCCCGCCGCGCCACCCCTTAGGTTGCAAGGCCTGGATCCCACGGCGAGGTACTTTAACGATGCGGATAATGCGACGTATTCCGGGGCGACGTATATGAATGCAGGCATGAACGTGAATTTCCCAACGATGGATTATCAGAGTAAGCTAATACGGTTGTACCAGTCGCAGTAG